The sequence CCGAACGGGGCCATCACCGACGCGGCCGTCGCGCTGCCGGCGCGCGGGGAGGTCTATCGCACCGACACGGTCACCCCGCCGCCGCCGCGCGGCGACGGCCCCATTCTCATCACCGCCAGCGCCACCCGGCCGCCTGCGGTGCTGTGGTGGCTGCGCGAGCTGATGGACATCCAGCTGGTGCGTATCGGCTCCGCGGGCGCCAAGGCGATGGCCGTGGTCCGCGGCGACGTCGACGCCTATCTACATGCCGGCGGCCAGTGGGAATGGGACTCCGCCGCGCCCGCCGGGGTGGTGCAGGCGGCCGGCCTGCATGCCTCCCGCATCGACGGCTCCGAGCTGATCTACAACCGGCCCGACCCCTACCTGCCCGACCTGCTGATGTGTCGCCCGGAACTGCGCGACGTGCTGCTCGAGGGCATCTGGTCGGCCTACGGCAGCCGGTTCGGGATCGGCGGGAATGACCGGGAATGAATCGGCCCCCTCCGTTGTCGGTCACACCGATGCCTAGAGTCGAGCTCATGAAATCGTGGTCGGCGCCCGAGGTCCCGGCGCTTCCGGGGCGGGGCCCGCAACTGCGGCTCTACGACAGCGCCGACCGGCAGATCCGCCCGGTCGGCGCCGGTGAAAAGGCCACCATGTACGTGTGCGGAATCACCCCGTACGACGCCACCCACCTGGGCCATGCGGCCACCTATCTCGCGTTCGACCTGGTGTATCGGGTGTGGCTGGACGGGGGACACCAGGTGCACTACGTGCAGAACGTCACCGATGTCGACGATCCGCTCTTCGAGCGCGCCGAGCGCGACGGCGTCGACTGGCGCGAGCTCGCCGAGCGGGAGACCCAACTGTTCCGCGACGACATGGCGGCGCTGCGGGTGCTACCCCCACACGACTACGTGGCGGCCACCGACGCCATCGCCGAGGTCATCGAGCTGGTCGAGAAGATGCTGGCCTCCGGCGCGGCCTACGTCGTCGACGATCCCGACCACCCCGACATCTACTTCCGCGCCGACGCCACCCGGCAGTTCGGCTACGAGTCGGGCTATGACCGCGACACCATGCTGGCGCTGTTCGCCGAGCGCGGCGGCGACCCCGACCGGCCCGGCAAGCACGACCCGCTCGACGCGCTGATGTGGCGCGCGGCACGGCCGGGTGAACCCAGCTGGCCGTCGCCGTTCGGACCGGGACGGCCCGGCTGGCACGTCGAATGCACCGCGATCGCGCTCAGCCGCATCGGCACCGGGCTCGACATCCAGGGCGGCGGCAGCGACCTGATCTTCCCGCACCACGAGTTCTCGGCGGCCCACGCCGAATCCGTCACGGGGGAGCGGCGATTCGCGCGTCAGTACGTGCACGCGGGCATGATCGGCTGGGACGGTCACAAGATGAGCAAGAGCCGCGGCAACCTCGTGCTGGTGTCGCGGCTGCGCGCCGACGGTGTCGACCCGTCCGCCATTCGGCTGGGCCTGTTCGCCGGGCACTACCGCGCCGACAGGTACTGGAGCGACGCCCTGCTCGCCGAGGCCAACGAGCGGCTGCACCGCTGGCGCACGGCGACCGCGCTGCCCGCCGGGCCCGACGCCACCG comes from Mycolicibacterium pulveris and encodes:
- a CDS encoding 3'(2'),5'-bisphosphate nucleotidase CysQ — its product is MSLTDAAVAAEVAAAAGEMLLSVRDEIGFLDPYGLGDLADRRANVLILDLLRRARPNDAVLSEEAVDDLSRVHADRVWIVDPVDGTREFSMPGRTDWAVHIALWRRDGGPNGAITDAAVALPARGEVYRTDTVTPPPPRGDGPILITASATRPPAVLWWLRELMDIQLVRIGSAGAKAMAVVRGDVDAYLHAGGQWEWDSAAPAGVVQAAGLHASRIDGSELIYNRPDPYLPDLLMCRPELRDVLLEGIWSAYGSRFGIGGNDRE
- the mshC gene encoding cysteine--1-D-myo-inosityl 2-amino-2-deoxy-alpha-D-glucopyranoside ligase; amino-acid sequence: MKSWSAPEVPALPGRGPQLRLYDSADRQIRPVGAGEKATMYVCGITPYDATHLGHAATYLAFDLVYRVWLDGGHQVHYVQNVTDVDDPLFERAERDGVDWRELAERETQLFRDDMAALRVLPPHDYVAATDAIAEVIELVEKMLASGAAYVVDDPDHPDIYFRADATRQFGYESGYDRDTMLALFAERGGDPDRPGKHDPLDALMWRAARPGEPSWPSPFGPGRPGWHVECTAIALSRIGTGLDIQGGGSDLIFPHHEFSAAHAESVTGERRFARQYVHAGMIGWDGHKMSKSRGNLVLVSRLRADGVDPSAIRLGLFAGHYRADRYWSDALLAEANERLHRWRTATALPAGPDATDVVARVRRYLADDLDTPKALAALDGWTTDALEYGGHDAEAPRAVTTAVDALLGVAL